The following is a genomic window from Serratia ficaria.
CGGGGCTGGGCCTGAGGCGCGGACTCGGCGACGACATGGTCATCGCCCCCTACGCCACGGTGATGGCCCTGATCGTCGATCCGCATGCCGCCTGCAGCAACCTGATCGCGCTGGAACAAAACGGCGCCAAGGGGCGCTACGGTTTCTATGAGGCGCTGGACTACACCACCGCGCGCCTGAGCCGCGGCCAGCTGTACGTGATTGTTCGTTCCTATATGGCGCACCACCAGGGCATGAGCTTCCTGGCGCTGTCGCACCTGCTGCTGGATGCGCCGATGGTGGAGCGCTTCGCGCATTACCCGGCGTTCCAGTCGGCGCGCCTGCTGCTGCAGGAACGGGTGCCGGATGCGGTCGAACTGTACAGCACCCGCCGCCACTTCGAAACGCACGAGGGCACCATTCAGCCGGCCAGCTTCAGCGCGCGCGAGTTCAGCCGCGTCGACACGCCGGTGCCGGAAGTGCAGCTGCTGTCCAACGCCAATTATCACCTGATGCTGACCCAGGCCGGCGGCAGCTACAGCCGCTGGCAGAACCTGGCCCTGACCCGCTGGCGCGAAGACGCCACCTGCGATAACTGGGGTGCCTTCTGCTATCTGCGCGATCCGCAGACCGGCGAGGTGTGGAGCAATACCTGGCAGCCGATCGGCGCCGCCGCCAAGGGGTATCGCGCGGTGTTCAACGACGCCGGCGCCGAGTTCCAGCGCCGGCAGGGTTCGCTGTCGGTCAAAACCCAGGTGGTGGTTTCGCCGGAAGATGATATCGAGCTGCGCCGCCTGACGCTGGTAAACCGCGGCAAACAGCCGCGCACCCTTGAGATCACCAGCTATGCCGAAGTGGTGCTGGCGCCGGCGAACAACGATCTGGCCCACCCGGCGTTCAGCAACCTGTTCGTGCAAACCGAACTGTTGCCGGAACAGGAGGCCATTCTGTGCCACCGCCGCCCGCGCGAACCCAAGGAGAAAAGCCCGTGGCTGCTGCATATGATGACCGTGCAGGGCAACAGCAGCCAGACCTCGTTCGAAACCGACCGCGCCAGGTTCATCGGCCGCGGCCGCACGCCGGCCAATCCGCAGGCGCTGTATCAGAATGCGCCGTTGACCAACAGCGCCGGGCCGGTCATCGATCCGATCATCGCCATTCGCCAGCGGGTGGTGCTGGAGCCCAACGTGCCGCTGACGCTGGATATTTTCTATGGCGTGTGCGAAGACCGCGCGGCCAGCCTGGCGATGCTGGAGAAATATCGCGATCGCCACCTGGCGGACCGCGTCTTCGAACTGGCCTGGTCGCACAGCCAGGTGGTATTGCGCCAGCTGAACGCCACGGAGGAAGACGCCAACCTGTTCAACCGGCTGGCCGGCGCGGTGGTGTTCCCGGCGCAGGAAATGCGCGCCGCCAGCAGCGAAATCATCAGCAATCGCCGCGGCCAGTCCGGGCTGTGGGGGCATTCGATCTCCGGCGATCTGCCGATCGTGCTGCTGACGGTCAGCGACGGCGAGAACATCGCGCTGGTGCAACAGCTGATCCAGGCGCACAACTACTGGCGGCTGAAGGGGCTGCTGGTGGATTTGGTGATCCTCAACGAAGATTCCGGCGGTTACCGGCAGGATCTGCAAAATCAGATCATGGGCCTGATCGCCGCCGGCATGGAATCCACGCTGACCGACAAGCCGGGCGGTATTTTTGTGCGCACCAGCGAACACATGTCGGTGGAAGATCACCGATTGCTGCTCAGCGTCGCTCACATTTACCTCGACGATCGCCGCGGCGGGCTGACCGAGCAGCTCAATCAGCGCCTGCAGCTGCCGCAAACCCTGCAGCAGCCGCTGTCGCCGGTCACCGCCTCGTCGAAGCTGGCGACGGTGGACAATCTGCCGCGCAATCTGCATTCGCCGCAGCTGCCGGCCATCGACGACCTGCAGTTCTATAACGGGCTGGGCGGCTTCTCCGCCGACGGGCGCGAATACGTCATCGCGATGAACGAAAGCAAGGTAACCCCGGCGCCCTGGTCGAACGTCATCGCCAATCCGCTGTTCGGCACGGTGGTCTCGGAGAGCGGCCAGGCCTATACCTGGTATGAAAACGCCCATGAGTACCGGCTGACGCCGTGGGATAACGACCCGGTCTGCGATCGCGGCGGCGAAGCGTTCTACCTGCGCGACGAAGAAAGCGGCCACGTCTGGTCGCCCACGCCGCTGCCGGCCCGCGGCCGCGGCCACTACCTGACGCGCCACGGCTTCGGCTACAGCCTGTTCGAGCACCGCGAAGGCGGCATCGACAGCCAGCTCACCCTGTTGGTGGCGCAAGAGGCGCCGGTGAAACTGTTCCTGCTGACGCTGACCAACAACTCCGGCCGCACCCGCAAGCTGTCCGCCACCGGCTATATGGAGTTCATCCTCGGCGACCTGCGCAACAAATCGGCCATGCATATCGTCACCCAGGCCGCCGCGCCGGAAGGCGGCTGCGGTATTTTAGCCACCAACCACTACGGCGGCAGCGGCTCCGAGCGCACCGCCTTCTTTGGCGTCACCGGTGCGCACTGTTCCTTCAGCGGCGATCGGCGCGAATTTATCGGCCGCAACGGCTCGCTGGCCAATCCGGCGGTGCTGAAGCTGCGCCGGCTGTCCGGCAAGGTCGGCGCCGGGTTGGATCCCTGCGGCGCGGTGCAGTCGGCGCTCAGCCTGATCGACGGCGACCAGCGCAGCCTGGTGTTCGCACTGGGGCTGGGGCAAAACGCCGACGAGGCCGAAGCATTGCTGCAGCGCTACCTGAGCGAGGACGCACTGCAGGACGAGCGGCAACGGGTCGCCGCGCACTGGGACGGCATGCTGAACAAGGTGCAGATCGGTACGCCGCACCCGGCGGTCGATCTGCTGGCCAACGGCTGGCTGCTGTACCAGACCCTCTCCTGCCGCATTCAGGCGCGCAGCGGTTATTATCAGTCGGGCGGCGCCTTTGGCTTCCGCGATCAGCTGCAGGATACGCTGGCGCTGACCCACGCCGCGCCGCAGCGGCTGCGCGAACAAATCCTGCTGTGCGCCTCGCGTCAGTTTATCGAAGGCGACGTGCAGCACTGGTGGCATCCGCCGCAGGGCAACGGGGTACGCACCCGCTGCTCCGACGATTATCTGTGGCTGCCGCTGGCGATCTGCCACTATCTGGACGCCACCGACGATCACGGCATACTCGAAGAGCAGGTCGGTTACCTGGAAGCGCGCAAGCTGGCGCCGGGCGAAGAGTCTTCTTACGAACAGCCGGCGCAGAGCGCCACCCGCGAATCGCTGTATCAGCACGGCGTGCGGGCGCTGAAACACGGATTGACCTTCGGCGGGCACGGGCTGCCGCTGATGGGCGCCGGCGACTGGAACGACGGCATGAACATGGTCGGGCTGGAGGGGCGCGGCGAGAGCGTTTGGCTGGGTTTCTTCCTGTTCCATATCCTGCAGCGTTACGCCGCGCTGGCGGAACGCCGCAAAGACGCCGAGCTGGCCGCACAGTGCCGCGAGCAGGCCGCCACGCTGAAGGGCAATCTGCACCAGCACGCCTGGGACGGCGAGTGGTATCGCCGCGGCTACTTCGACGGCGGAGAGCCGCTGGGCTCGCACCTGGCGGCGGAGTGCCGCATCGACGCCATCGCGCAGAGCTGGTCTATCCTGTCCGGCGCGGGCGAACCGCAGCGCAGCCGGCAGGCGATGCAATCGCTGGATAAACACCTGGTCGATTCACAGGCCGGGCTGATCAAACTGTTGACGCCGCCGTTCGACGGCAACGGCCCCAACCCCGGCTATATCCGCGGTTATCTGCCCGGAGTGCGGGAAAACGGCGGTCAATATACCCACGGCGCGGTGTGGGCGGTGATGGCGTTCGCCGAAATGGGCGATATCGAACGCGCCTGGCAGCTGATGGCGCTGATTAACCCGATCAACCACAGCCTGGACAGCACCGCCGCCGAGCGTTACAAGGTCGAGCCTTACGTGGTCACCGCCGATATTTACGCGGTAGAACCGCACATCGGCCGCGGCGGCTGGAGCTGGTATACCGGCTCGGCCGGTTGGATGTATCGGCTGATCCTGGAGTCGCTGCTGGGGCTGAAACGCCGCGGCGATCGGCTCACCGTCAACACCCGCCTGCCGGCCGACTGGCCGCAGGTGACGCTCAGTTACCGCGAAGGCGGCAGCGAATATCGGCTGGTGGTGCGTCAGGGCGAGGGGGAAACTCAGGTCAGCGTAGACGGCGCCGTGCAGCCGGAGCCGACCATCACGCTGGTCGACGATGGGAAGGTCCATCAGGTTGAGGTGACGCTGGGGCGGTGATGACGAGGGCGCGGCATCGCTGCGCCCGTTTTCGCTATTTGCGCGCCAACAGCAGGCCTAACACCAGCCCCAGGGTGGCGCCAATGCCTACGCTGTGCCAGGGGTTTTCACGCACGTAGTCGTCAGTGCGATACACCGCGTCTTTGGCCCGCGCATAATAAGACTCGGTGGTGTCCGCCAGCCGCGACTTGACCTCACTCAGCGCCTGCTCGGCGTGTGCCTTGATGTCGACGTAAGCCTGATCGGCGCGATCGCCGGAGTACTGCAGCACCTCCTCCAGCGTGTCGGTCAACATTCTCAGATCGTCGTCGAGCGTGGTTTGATCGGCATCCGTATTTCTCGCCATAGTGAGTTCTCCGTGGTTGAAAAATTAAACATTCCTTAACTATAGACAAGGATCGCCGACCGCGGCCATCAGACTTTTGCCCTAAAACACCAGCTGTACCTTGGCGGCACGGCTTTTGTCGCCGGCAAATTCCAGCGCCTGCGCCAGCTGATGATTGTCAAACTCGGCGGACAACAGCGGCAGCGGATCGATCCTTCCTTGCGCCAGCCAGGCCACCGCCAGCTCAAACTCCTCGACGAAGCGGAATGACCCCAACAGGTTCAGCTCTTTGGCAATCAGCAGCATCAGCGGGAAGTCGGGGAAACTGCCGCCCATGCCCACCTGCACCACCGTGCCTTTGGCGCGGGTGATTTCCAGGCAGCGCTGCAGGGAAGACGGATGGCCGGCCACCTCAAAGGCGATATCGAAATACCCCTTGTCCTGCAGATAACCGCTGAAATCCGCCTCGGCGGCATGCAGGCGGACGCCGGCCCCCATTTCGCCGGCGATAGCCAGGCAGCGCGGGCTGAGATCGGCGCAGACGATCTCGCCGGCCCCCAGCGCTTTCAACGCCGCCACCAGCAGGCAGCCGATCGGACCGACGCCGGACACGAACACTTTCTTGCCCGCCACGTCGCCCGGCTGTTTCGCGGCGTGGATCGCCACCGCCAGCGGTTCAGCGAACACCATCACCTTGTCGTCGCGATCGGCGTCGAAGGCGATGCATTGCGCGCTGTCCACGATCTTGTACTGGGTAAAGGCGCCGTCGACGTGCGGGAAGTACATCGCGCTGCCGAAGAAGCGCATCCCGGTGCACTGGTTTTGCTGCTGCGCCAGGCAGTACTTGCACTGTCCGCAGGGTTTGCTGGGGTTGAGCGCCACCTTCTGCCCCGGCGTCAGCCGCGGCGAATCGCTGGCGACCACCTCGCCGATCACTTCGTGCCCCAGCACCATCGGCTGACGCACCTGAAAACTGCCGACTTTGCCTTCCTGATAGTAATGCAGGTCCGATCCGCAGATGCCGCCGCGGCTGATTTTCACCAGCGTGCCCTGCCCCCGGTAATTCACCTCCTGCGCCACCACCGCCACGTCATATTTGCCGTTGACCACGCAGGACTGGGTTTGAATTTTCATCTCAGCTCTCCAAAGTGGGCGCGTTACACCGCCGCAGACATGCCGCCATCGACAAACAGCAGGTGGCCGTTGACAAAATCGGACGCTTTGGAAGACAGGAACACCGCCGCGCCGATCAGTTCCTGCGGATCGCCCCAGCGCGCCGCCGGGGTGCGCTTGGTCAGCCAGGCGGTGAATTCCTGATTGTCGGCCAATGCCTGGGTCATTTCGGTTTTGAAATAGCCGGGGGCGATGCCGTTCACCTGAATATTGTAGCGCGCCAGCTCAACGCACATGCCGCGCGTCAGCATTTTCACCGCCCCTTTGGAAGCGGCGTAAGGGGTGATGGTGTCGCGGCCCAGCTCGCTCTGCATCGAACCGATATTGATAATCTTGCCGCTTTGGCGTTGAACCATATGGCGCGCTACCGCTTGCGACACCATAAACACCGCCTTCTGATTGACGGCGATAATGTCGTCCCAGTCTTGTTCCGGGAAATCGGTAAAGGGATGGCGACGCTGGATGCCGGCGTTATTGATCAACACGTCGATCGCGCCGACCTTCTCCTCGATGCGCTCGATGGCGGCGTGGATCGCCTGGGTGTCGGTAACGTCAAAAGCCGCCGCGTCGGCGCCGAATCCCTCGCTGCGCAGGCTGTCGACCGCGCGCAGGGCGTTCTCTTCGGTGGTCGCGTTGACCAGGATATGCGCGCCATACTGCGCCAAACCGCGCGCCAGCAGGAAACCGATGCCGCGCGAAGCGCCGGTAATCAATATTTTTTTATTATCCAGCGAAAACAGGTTGTTCATAACATTCCCCGGCAATCTCGTTCTGATTAGGACAGGCGTCTATCTCAGCGGATTGTTACCGGTAAAAACGTGATTGAGATCACTTAAAATCATGTTACTAAACCCTGTTACCCTTAACGTGAAGCCGCGCAGTGAATTGCGCCGGCAATGTCTTACACCTTATTGAATTATATGATTTTTATAGTTATCGGCATCGATTGTTATCACCGGATCGATTTGTTAACATGGCCTATCAGCCATGCCTCACCCCGTTAAGGCGCCGAATGAAAAACCAACGCGTTACGCTGCAGGATATTGCGCTGCTCGCCGGCGTGACCAAAATGACCGTCAGCCGCTATCTGCGTACGCCGGAAAAGGTGGCGGCCGACACCGCCGCGCGCATTGCTCAGGTGATGCAGGAAGTGAACTTTACCGACGGCGACGGCGCGCGCGCCAATCAGAAACCGCGCATCGGCGTGCTGATCCCGTCGTTCAATAATCAAATCTTCGCCGACCTGTTGGCGGGCATCGAATCCATCGCGCTGGAACAAGGCTATCAGACGCTGGTGGTGAACTATGATTACAGCCAGCAACGCGAAGAAGAACATATCGCCCAGCTGTTGGCTTACCCGATAGCCGGGCTGATCCTCACCGATTCGGCGCATACCCTGCGGGCGGAGAAATACCTCGCCGCGGCGAAAATCCCGGTGGCGCAGGTGATGGATCTGGACGGGCCGCCGGGGCGGATCGCGGTAGGTTTCGACAACCATCAGGCGGGTTACGACATGACCGAAGCGCTGCTCGCCAGCGGCAAGCGGCAGGTGGTCTATTTCGGCGCCATGTCAGACGCGCGCGACAACAAGCGTTATCAGGGATATTGCCGGGCGATGGAAAGCCAGGGGCTGACGCCGCGGCAGATCACCCCGCACCGGGTTTCTTCGGTGTCGGTCGGCGCCGACATGCTGGCGACGGCGCGCCGCCTCTATCCTGAGCTGGACGCCATCCTGTGCACCAACGACGATCTGGCGGTAGGCGTGCTGCAGGCCTGCCTGCGGCTGGGGCTGCGGGTGCCGCAGGATATCGCCCTGTCTGGCTTTCACGGCCTGGAGATCGGCCAGGCCACCACCCCGGGCATCGCCAGCGTGATCACCCCGCGTTTTGATATGGGCAAGGTGGCCACCGAAATCTTGCTGAAACGCATTAAAGGCGTGCCCTGCATCGAGCGCGTCGACCTGCACTACCGCATCTCACTCGGCGGCACTATTTGATTCGGCGCCTCGCTGCGTAGCCTGCGACCGCCGCGCCTTTTCGCCGCGCGCCGCCAGCCACAGGCCGCTGTTTTTCATCGCATAGCCGAACAGCAATCCCACCAGCAGCGACATCGTCACCCGCGGCCAGTCGCCGCCGCCGGCGAAGGTGGCGCAGGCGCCGATAAAGGTGCCGGGCACGAAGCTCAGCCACTGCTGCCGGGCCTGGATGCACATCAGAAAAGCCACTGCGCCGGTCAACAGGTAACCCAGCATATTCCATTCCGGCGCCAGTTTGCTGCCGTGAACGATCGCCATCGCCCAAAAGACCCCGCTGCAGCAGGTGAGCGTGGCGATCAACAACCCTTTCAACCCACCCTGCGGGCAGGCGAAATAGGCGGTGCAGCCGAGGAAACCGGCCCAGCCGATCAATCCCAGGCTGACGGCCACCCATCCCCAAACGCCGGAAAGGATCCCGGTAGTCACAGCAATGGCGAAAAGAACGTTCATACACCGACCCGCAGCAGAGAAAGCGCGCAGTTTACGCGAAAACCGGCAACATCAAGTGATATGAGTCACACAAACAATGCAATAACGGAAAACTAAATTTCAAAATAGTGCTGTAAATCACAAAACAGAACCAGCATCAGCGCGAGAACCCCGCACGGGTCACCATTAGGCTCAACAGCAGGCAAACTGCGGCGCTGGCCAGGAACAGCAGGTTGGCCGCCAGCTGCAGATCGGCATGGTCGATCACCACGCCCAACAGGATCGGCACCCAATTGGCGATATAGGCGATAACATAGAACAACGATATCAGCCGCGCATGGCTGGCCGGCGGCGAGATCAGGTTCACCAGGGTGGCGCTGCCGACGAAAATGGCCCCGTAGGCGTAACCGGCAATCGCCATGCCGACGGCGGCCAGCCCCAATGAATGGAGCTGGATCGCTGCGGCGAATATGCCCACCGACAGCGCCTGCGTCAGGCAGCCGCACAGCAGCGAGTGGCGCGCGTTGATGCGGCGGCTCAGCAGCTGGCTGATACCGGCGATGATCAGGTAAACCGCGATCGCATAGCCGAAGGCGCCGCGGCTGTGCATGCCCAGCAGCTTTTCCGACACGCTCGGGCCAATCGCCAGAATGCTGGCGGCTATCGCCCAACAGATGAACAAGGCGCCGGCGCAGAGGAAAAACCTGCCGCCGGTGGCGCGCAGGCCGTCGGCCAATGCGCTTTTCGCGGCCGGCTCCCCCAGTTGCCCCCCCGCTGCCGCGGCGGTCTCCGGCGCGCGCGGCCATTTGAGCATCACCCCCAGGGCGGCGACGGCGGCCACGCCCATGATGATAACGAACGGCGTCGAGGTGGCGTGAAAGCCGGTTTGCAATGCGACGCCGCTAAAAATCGGCCCCAGCGCCAGGCCGGTGGTGAAGGACAACGTCGCGATCAGGGCGGCGCTTTTGCCGCCGTCTTTCGGCCCGAAGCGCACCAGCGCAATGTTCGCCGCGCCGGTCAGCGCCCCGGTGCCGATCCCGGCCAGCAGCCGCGCCATCAGCAGCATGAAGAAGGAATCCGCCAGCGCGAACAGCCAGGCGCCGGCCAGCACCACCAACAGCGCCGGCACGATCATGCCGCGCAGATCTTTCACCTTGCCGGCCATGTTGCCCACGCCGAACAGCGAAATCAGCACGCCGGCGGCATAGGCGCCGTAGATCATCGTCAGGCTGACTGAACTCAACCCCAACTGATGTTGATAAAGCGGATATAGCGGCGTAGGGGCGCTGCTGTTCAGCAGCGCCGACATGAGCGCCAGCGCCAAAAACAGCAGAATGGCGCAATGCGACGCGCCCAGCTGCGTTTTAGCCGTTTCTTCAACGGCGGCGGTATTTGACATCATTACTCCCGGGCCTCTCAGGCAACAGCCTGATGATTACCCTGCTCTGAACGAAAAGGCATGCATCATACCGCCCGGCCATGACGCGCAGAATAGCCAAGAATGCATCGGGGTGATTCATTAGTGCATCGCCGATGCTGGCGTTAAGGTAACATTGACGTTCAGCGGCAGGCTGATGCATTTATTAACAGCCTGAAACAGAATAAATAATTATGATATACCGGCGTTATTTTCAGCATAAACCGGCCTGTGCGCCGGGTGAAAATGATCGCCCCCGACCAGCCGGCATAAAGGAAATGGCATGATGAATTGGGATGATGCACGCTTCTTTCTGGCCGTCGCCCGCTGCGGTACGCTACGGAAAGCCGCCAACGAACTTCACGTCGACCAGGCCACCGTCGGGCGGCGTATCGCCGCCTTCGAAGAGGCGCTGGGCTCAAAACTGTTTATCCGCACGCCGAAGGCCTTCTCCCTCAGCCCGCTGGGCGAAGAGATGCTGGCGGACGTGATGAATATGGAAAATTCGGTGCAGGCGATAGGCCGCAAGGCCACCAGCGGAGACGACAGCCTGCGCGGCAACGTGCGCATCGCCACCACCGATACCCTGGCCGAAGCCTTTGTCATTCCGGCGTTGAAACAGCTGCGCGAACGGTATCCGTCGATCACCGTCACGCTGCTGACGGCGGTCAATATCTCCGATATCTCGTATCGCGGCGCCGACCTGGCGATCCGCGGCGCACGCCCGGATGCCGATGAGCTGATCATCAAACGCATGGCCACCATCGAAATGGGGCTGTACGCGACTCAGGATTATCTCGACAGGCACGGCATGCCGACCCAGGGCGATCATCTGCGCGGCCACGACCTGCTGATGTTCCCACGCGAGCTGGTGCCGCGCCACTGGAACGATTTTTGCGGCGAAGCGCTGCTCGACCCCAACGTGGTGCTGCAGTGCAATTCGCAGCTGCTGCTGCGCTCGGCCACCCGCAACGGGCTGGGCATCGGCCTGCTGTCCGCCTTCCTGGCGGACAAGGATCCGGACCTGGTGCGCATCTTGCCGGAGAATAAGGACTGGGTGGATATCTGGCTGGTGCTGCACCCCGATCTGCAGCGCGCCGCCCGGGTGCGCGCGGTGGTAAGCGCGTTGGAAGAGTCGTTCACCCGCAACCCCGGCTGATGGCGCCCACTCGGGGGGAGCATGCCTGACCCCCGTTCCCTTTCTTGCTCTATTTGCATTGTCATTATTAGATAATAATCTTATTATCTAATTTTCGCACAGGACGTGCCGCCGACGCCGAGGGAACGATGGTAAAGATTGACTGGTCGCGCAAGGCACTTAAACAATTGATGACGCTGCCTTACAGGATCGCTCAGCCATTAAAGACAGAGTCGATGTGCTGAGTACGTTTCCCCCCGCCAGAGTAGACATTAAAAAAATGCAGGGCATCGATAATCAATACCGGCTACGCGTCGGCAGTTATCGCGTTATTTTCGATATAATCGATGGTAAACCGACAGTGTGCCTAATCCAGCAGATCAAGCGCAGAACATCGACGACTTACTGAGCCGCGATAAGTAGAAATACATGACCCGAGGTGTGCCAGATGGCCAAGTTGCAGTATATCCATGA
Proteins encoded in this region:
- a CDS encoding LacI family DNA-binding transcriptional regulator — its product is MKNQRVTLQDIALLAGVTKMTVSRYLRTPEKVAADTAARIAQVMQEVNFTDGDGARANQKPRIGVLIPSFNNQIFADLLAGIESIALEQGYQTLVVNYDYSQQREEEHIAQLLAYPIAGLILTDSAHTLRAEKYLAAAKIPVAQVMDLDGPPGRIAVGFDNHQAGYDMTEALLASGKRQVVYFGAMSDARDNKRYQGYCRAMESQGLTPRQITPHRVSSVSVGADMLATARRLYPELDAILCTNDDLAVGVLQACLRLGLRVPQDIALSGFHGLEIGQATTPGIASVITPRFDMGKVATEILLKRIKGVPCIERVDLHYRISLGGTI
- the idnD gene encoding L-idonate 5-dehydrogenase; amino-acid sequence: MKIQTQSCVVNGKYDVAVVAQEVNYRGQGTLVKISRGGICGSDLHYYQEGKVGSFQVRQPMVLGHEVIGEVVASDSPRLTPGQKVALNPSKPCGQCKYCLAQQQNQCTGMRFFGSAMYFPHVDGAFTQYKIVDSAQCIAFDADRDDKVMVFAEPLAVAIHAAKQPGDVAGKKVFVSGVGPIGCLLVAALKALGAGEIVCADLSPRCLAIAGEMGAGVRLHAAEADFSGYLQDKGYFDIAFEVAGHPSSLQRCLEITRAKGTVVQVGMGGSFPDFPLMLLIAKELNLLGSFRFVEEFELAVAWLAQGRIDPLPLLSAEFDNHQLAQALEFAGDKSRAAKVQLVF
- a CDS encoding DUF1097 domain-containing protein → MNVLFAIAVTTGILSGVWGWVAVSLGLIGWAGFLGCTAYFACPQGGLKGLLIATLTCCSGVFWAMAIVHGSKLAPEWNMLGYLLTGAVAFLMCIQARQQWLSFVPGTFIGACATFAGGGDWPRVTMSLLVGLLFGYAMKNSGLWLAARGEKARRSQATQRGAESNSAAE
- the elaB gene encoding stress response protein ElaB, which translates into the protein MARNTDADQTTLDDDLRMLTDTLEEVLQYSGDRADQAYVDIKAHAEQALSEVKSRLADTTESYYARAKDAVYRTDDYVRENPWHSVGIGATLGLVLGLLLARK
- a CDS encoding LysR family transcriptional regulator gives rise to the protein MMNWDDARFFLAVARCGTLRKAANELHVDQATVGRRIAAFEEALGSKLFIRTPKAFSLSPLGEEMLADVMNMENSVQAIGRKATSGDDSLRGNVRIATTDTLAEAFVIPALKQLRERYPSITVTLLTAVNISDISYRGADLAIRGARPDADELIIKRMATIEMGLYATQDYLDRHGMPTQGDHLRGHDLLMFPRELVPRHWNDFCGEALLDPNVVLQCNSQLLLRSATRNGLGIGLLSAFLADKDPDLVRILPENKDWVDIWLVLHPDLQRAARVRAVVSALEESFTRNPG
- the idnO gene encoding gluconate 5-dehydrogenase; its protein translation is MNNLFSLDNKKILITGASRGIGFLLARGLAQYGAHILVNATTEENALRAVDSLRSEGFGADAAAFDVTDTQAIHAAIERIEEKVGAIDVLINNAGIQRRHPFTDFPEQDWDDIIAVNQKAVFMVSQAVARHMVQRQSGKIINIGSMQSELGRDTITPYAASKGAVKMLTRGMCVELARYNIQVNGIAPGYFKTEMTQALADNQEFTAWLTKRTPAARWGDPQELIGAAVFLSSKASDFVNGHLLFVDGGMSAAV
- a CDS encoding MFS transporter codes for the protein MSNTAAVEETAKTQLGASHCAILLFLALALMSALLNSSAPTPLYPLYQHQLGLSSVSLTMIYGAYAAGVLISLFGVGNMAGKVKDLRGMIVPALLVVLAGAWLFALADSFFMLLMARLLAGIGTGALTGAANIALVRFGPKDGGKSAALIATLSFTTGLALGPIFSGVALQTGFHATSTPFVIIMGVAAVAALGVMLKWPRAPETAAAAGGQLGEPAAKSALADGLRATGGRFFLCAGALFICWAIAASILAIGPSVSEKLLGMHSRGAFGYAIAVYLIIAGISQLLSRRINARHSLLCGCLTQALSVGIFAAAIQLHSLGLAAVGMAIAGYAYGAIFVGSATLVNLISPPASHARLISLFYVIAYIANWVPILLGVVIDHADLQLAANLLFLASAAVCLLLSLMVTRAGFSR